From a region of the Bradyrhizobium diazoefficiens genome:
- a CDS encoding branched-chain amino acid ABC transporter permease translates to MLLVVEQFLNGLQFGLLLFLLAAGLTLVFGIMDLVNLAHGSLYMMGAYFAATFAAWTGSFLLGALLALGATLILGIVLEMSAIRHLYGRDHVDHVLATFGLILFFNEAVRLIWGPAGLALPLPAWLTVPVPILPGIHYPAYRLAIIVVALLVALLLYLGVMRTRIGMLIRAGASNREMIGALGINIKLLYTLVFGLGAALAGLAGLMQAPILTVQIGMGENILILAFVIIVIGGIGSIRGAFLAAIFVGMIDTLGRAFLPNLLRQVLSGAAASTAAPALSSMLIYLLMAIVLVVRPEGLFPANRR, encoded by the coding sequence GCTCGTCGTCGAACAGTTCTTGAACGGATTGCAGTTCGGCCTGCTGCTGTTCCTGCTCGCCGCGGGCCTGACGCTGGTGTTCGGGATCATGGATCTCGTCAACCTCGCGCATGGCTCGCTCTACATGATGGGCGCCTATTTCGCCGCGACCTTCGCGGCGTGGACCGGCAGCTTCCTGCTCGGCGCGCTGCTGGCGCTCGGCGCGACGCTCATTCTCGGCATCGTGCTGGAGATGAGCGCGATCCGGCATCTCTACGGGCGCGACCATGTCGACCATGTGCTCGCGACCTTCGGCCTGATCCTGTTCTTCAACGAAGCCGTGCGGCTGATCTGGGGCCCGGCGGGCCTTGCGCTGCCGCTGCCGGCCTGGCTCACGGTGCCGGTGCCGATCCTGCCCGGCATTCACTATCCCGCCTATCGTCTCGCCATCATCGTCGTGGCGCTGCTGGTGGCGCTGCTGCTCTATCTCGGCGTGATGCGCACCCGCATCGGCATGCTGATCCGGGCCGGCGCCTCCAACCGCGAGATGATCGGCGCGCTCGGCATCAACATCAAGCTGCTCTACACGCTGGTGTTCGGCCTCGGGGCCGCGCTCGCCGGCCTTGCCGGGCTGATGCAGGCGCCGATCCTCACCGTGCAGATCGGCATGGGCGAGAACATCCTGATCCTCGCCTTCGTCATCATCGTGATCGGCGGCATCGGCTCGATCCGCGGCGCGTTTCTCGCCGCGATTTTCGTCGGCATGATCGACACGCTCGGCCGCGCCTTCCTGCCCAATTTGCTGCGGCAGGTCTTGAGCGGCGCCGCCGCCTCCACCGCCGCGCCCGCGCTGTCGTCCATGCTGATCTATCTGCTGATGGCGATCGTGCTGGTGGTGCGGCCGGAGGGGCTGTTTCCGGCCAACCGTCGATGA